Proteins encoded within one genomic window of Syntrophobacterales bacterium:
- a CDS encoding electron transfer flavoprotein subunit beta/FixA family protein — MNIVACVKQVPDTEAQIRVKADGSGIEEGGIKWVMNPYDEYGVEEALRLKEKNGGEVTVISLGPARVMETIRTALAMGADKGIHISDPAFDGADAYTTASALAAALKDLNPDIIFCGQRAIDGDQGQVGAILADLLDIPQVSIITKLDYADGAIKVIRPIEGAQLLIEAKLPCLVTAQKGLNEPRYASLPGIMKAKKKPVDVKDAAALGVTPAANAKVVKFVPPPARAAGKIVCGDDPAAKAKELARLLREEAKVI; from the coding sequence GTTCAGGCATTGAGGAGGGCGGCATCAAATGGGTCATGAACCCCTATGACGAATACGGGGTGGAAGAGGCCCTCCGTCTGAAGGAGAAAAACGGCGGCGAGGTTACCGTAATCTCCTTGGGACCGGCGCGGGTGATGGAAACGATCCGCACAGCCCTCGCGATGGGTGCGGACAAGGGGATTCATATCTCCGACCCGGCTTTTGACGGGGCTGATGCCTATACGACGGCCTCCGCGCTGGCCGCGGCGCTAAAGGATCTCAATCCGGACATCATCTTCTGCGGACAGCGGGCGATTGACGGCGACCAGGGGCAGGTGGGCGCGATTCTGGCGGATCTTCTTGATATTCCGCAGGTTTCGATTATTACAAAACTTGATTATGCCGACGGGGCCATCAAGGTCATCCGGCCGATTGAAGGGGCGCAGTTGCTGATCGAGGCAAAACTCCCCTGTCTTGTTACCGCCCAGAAGGGGCTCAACGAACCGCGCTACGCCTCGCTTCCCGGGATCATGAAGGCGAAAAAGAAGCCGGTTGACGTGAAAGATGCCGCCGCCCTGGGCGTAACGCCTGCGGCAAACGCGAAGGTTGTCAAATTTGTGCCTCCGCCGGCGCGCGCCGCGGGGAAGATAGTCTGCGGGGACGATCCGGCGGCGAAGGCAAAGGAACTGGCCCGACTGCTGCGGGAAGAGGCGAAGGTTATTTAA